A single window of Sphaerodactylus townsendi isolate TG3544 linkage group LG03, MPM_Stown_v2.3, whole genome shotgun sequence DNA harbors:
- the LOC125427998 gene encoding plasma membrane calcium-transporting ATPase 3: MAAMMCTNILNNNGELRSFRPRDRDEMVKKVIEPMACDGLRTICIAYRDFPAGKEPEWDNENDIVIDLTCIAVVGIEDPVRPEVPEAIRKCQRAGITVRMVTGDNINTARAIAAKCGIIQPGEDFLCLEGKEFNRRIRNEKGEIEQERLDKIWPKLRVLARSSPTDKHTLVKGIIDSTIGEQRQVVAVTGDGTNDGPALKKADVGFAMGIAGTDVAKEASDIILTDDNFSSIVKAVMWGRNVYDSISKFLQFQLTVNVVAVIVAFTGACITQDSPLKAVQMLWVNLIMDTFASLALATEPPTESLLLRKPYGRNKPLISRTMMKNILGHAVYQLTIIFTLLFVGEVFFDIDSGRNAPLHSPSSEHYTIIFNTFVMMQLFNEINARKIHGEHNVFDGIFSNPIFCTIVLGTFGIQIVIVQFGGKPFSCSPLNAEQWLWCLFVGFGELVWGQVIASIPTSQLKCLKEAGHGPGKDEMTDEEMAEDEEEIDHAERELRRGQILWFRGLNRIQTQMEVVSTFKRSGSFQGAVRRRSSVLSQLHDVTNISTPTHVILSAANASAGAGSES; encoded by the exons ATGGCTGCTATGAT GTGTACAAACATTCTAAATAACAATGGGGAACTGCGTAGCTTCCGGCCTCGGGACCGAGACGAGATGGTGAAGAAAGTGATTGAGCCCATGGCGTGTGATGGGCTGCGGACCATCTGCATCGCCTACCGCGACTTCCCGGCAGGCAAAGAGCCGGAATGGGACAACGAGAACGACATTGTGATAGACTTGACCTGCATTGCTGTGGTGGGGATTGAAGACCCTGTGCGGCCGGAG GTGCCAGAAGCCATCCGCAAATGCCAGCGTGCCGGCATCACCGTCCGCATGGTGACCGGGGACAACATCAACACAGCCCGGGCCATTGCTGCCAAGTGTGGCATCATCCAGCCAGGAGAAGATTTCTTGTGCTTGGAGGGGAAGGAGTTCAACAGGCGAATCCGCAATGAAAAGGGAGAG ATCGAACAAGAACGGCTAGATAAAATCTGGCCCAAACTACGGGTTCTGGCTCGCTCTTCTCCCACCGACAAACACACCTTGGTAAAAG GTATTATCGACAGCACGATTGGAGAGCAGCGCCAGGTGGTTGCTGTCACTGGGGACGGGACGAACGACGGGCCAGCCCTCAAGAAAGCAGATGTAGGCTTTGCCATG GGCATAGCAGGCACTGACGTGGCCAAGGAAGCCTCAGACATCATCCTGACAGATGACAATTTCTCCAGCATCGTCAAGGCGGTGATGTGGGGCCGCAACGTCTATGACAGCATCTCCAAATTCCTGCAATTCCAGCTCACAGTCAACGTGGTGGCAGTCATAGTGGCCTTCACTGGTGCCTGCATCACACAG GATTCCCCACTCAAGGCCGTGCAGATGCTTTGGGTGAACCTGATCATGGACACCTTTGCTTCCCTGGCACTTGCCACAGAACCCCCTACGGAGTCCCTGCTGCTACGCAAGCCATACGGACGCAACAAGCCCCTCATTTCCCGCACCATGATGAAGAATATTTTGGGCCATGCCGTGTACCAGCTGACGATCATCTTCACCCTTCTCTTTGTGG GCGAAGTTTTTTTCGACATCGACAGTGGCCGCAATGCTCCTCTGCACTCCCCGTCCTCGGAGCACTACACCATCATCTTCAACACCTTTGTCATGATGCAGCTCTTCAACGAGATCAACGCCCGCAAAATCCACGGCGAGCACAACGTCTTCGACGGCATTTTCAGCAATCCCATCTTTTGCACCATCGTTCTAGGCACCTTTGGCATACAG ATAGTTATTGTGCAGTTTGGGGGGAAACCATTCAGCTGCTCCCCATTGAATGCGGAACAATGGCTCTGGTGTCTGTTTGTGGGCTTCGGGGAACTCGTCTGGGGACAG GTCATTGCCAGCATCCCTACCAGCCAACTCAAGTGCTTGAAGGAGGCAGGCCATGGTCCCGGCAAGGACGAAATGACCGACGAAGAGATGGCTGAGGACGAGGAGGAAATTGATCACGCTGAGCGGGAGTTGCGCCGCGGCCAGATCCTTTGGTTCCGGGGCCTCAATCGCATCCAGACCCAG